From Rhodothermales bacterium, one genomic window encodes:
- a CDS encoding ECF-type sigma factor, translating to MPTLPSAFSDEADPGTVTVLLLQAEAGEAGAWDALFSLVYPYLRNAAARALERERGDHTLQPTDLLHEAYMRLVHQDKATARNRAHFFGICGRCMRQILVDHARARNAQKRGGDVQILSLDARIDVPEVAKPEYVLLLDEAVERLEQIDEPRARLVEMRLFAGLTLEEAAVALNTTYSTARRRWEAARLWLQDYLERAA from the coding sequence GACCCCGGGACGGTGACCGTGCTCCTGCTCCAGGCGGAAGCCGGCGAGGCGGGGGCCTGGGATGCGCTGTTCAGCCTCGTTTATCCGTATCTGCGCAACGCCGCCGCGCGCGCGCTCGAACGGGAGCGCGGCGACCACACGCTGCAACCCACCGACCTCCTCCACGAGGCCTACATGCGGCTGGTGCACCAGGACAAAGCGACCGCCCGCAATCGCGCCCATTTTTTTGGGATCTGCGGCCGGTGCATGCGCCAGATTCTCGTCGACCATGCCCGCGCCCGCAACGCACAAAAACGCGGCGGCGACGTGCAGATCCTCTCGCTCGATGCGCGCATCGATGTCCCGGAGGTCGCGAAGCCCGAATACGTGCTGCTGCTCGACGAGGCGGTCGAGCGGCTGGAGCAGATCGACGAACCCCGCGCCCGGCTGGTGGAAATGCGGCTTTTCGCCGGCCTGACCCTCGAGGAAGCGGCCGTTGCGCTCAACACGACCTATAGCACCGCCCGCCGGCGCTGGGAGGCGGCCCGGCTCTGGCTTCAGGATTATCTGGAACGCGCGGCCTGA